In Opitutaceae bacterium TAV5, one genomic interval encodes:
- the metQ gene encoding methionine ABC transporter substrate-binding protein — protein MQTHPSLRFLLAILVLPALVLLPGCGRKARENHLRLGVIGGPEEQLAEIVKRLAKERHGLDVEIVTFSDYIMPNAALADGSLDANAFQHRPFLDRQISDRGYKLVVAGNTFVYPIAGYSLRIKSLDALPDGAKVAVPNDPTNLGRALVLLAKQGLVTLKPGAGINATVLDIAGNPKKLKIVELEAAQLPRTLPDVDLAVINTTYAGQIGLSPTKDGLFVEDKDSPYVNLIVVREDNKDSPAVRTLVQTWQTDEVLEAAEKIFPGGVVKGW, from the coding sequence ATGCAGACACACCCGTCCCTCCGCTTCCTTCTCGCCATCCTCGTCCTCCCGGCGTTGGTGCTCTTGCCCGGCTGCGGTCGCAAGGCCCGTGAAAACCACCTGCGCCTCGGCGTGATCGGCGGTCCCGAAGAGCAACTCGCGGAGATCGTCAAACGGCTTGCGAAGGAACGCCACGGACTCGACGTCGAGATCGTCACGTTCAGCGATTACATCATGCCCAACGCCGCGCTGGCCGACGGCTCGCTCGATGCCAACGCCTTCCAGCACCGCCCGTTTCTCGACCGGCAAATCAGCGACCGCGGCTACAAGCTCGTGGTCGCGGGCAACACCTTCGTGTATCCGATCGCCGGTTACTCGCTGCGGATAAAATCGCTCGATGCCCTTCCCGACGGTGCGAAAGTCGCCGTGCCCAACGATCCCACCAACCTCGGCCGCGCGCTCGTCCTGCTGGCGAAGCAGGGGCTCGTCACGCTGAAGCCCGGGGCCGGCATCAACGCCACCGTTCTCGATATCGCCGGCAACCCCAAAAAACTGAAAATTGTCGAGCTCGAGGCCGCACAACTCCCGCGCACGCTGCCGGATGTGGACCTCGCCGTCATCAACACCACCTACGCCGGCCAGATCGGCCTGAGCCCGACGAAAGACGGCCTGTTTGTGGAGGACAAGGATTCGCCCTACGTGAACCTCATCGTGGTGCGGGAGGACAACAAGGACTCGCCCGCCGTGCGCACCCTCGTGCAGACCTGGCAGACGGACGAAGTGCTCGAGGCCGCCGAAAAGATCTTCCCCGGCGGTGTCGTGAAAGGCTGGTAG
- a CDS encoding methionine ABC transporter permease (part of the MetNIQ methionine uptake system), with protein sequence MTTAMILLLLRALGETLAMVLASGLIGLLGGIPLGVALFVTGPGRLSGHPALHRLLGLVINAGRSIPFLILLVAIVPFTRLVTGTSIGVPAAIVPLAAGAIPFMARLVEGALREVPSSLIEAAQSLGASSRCVIWRVLLPEAMPGVLHGATVTFVTLVNYSAVAGAVGGGGLGDVGYRYGYQRFDGTVMVVVVVVLIVLVQAIQWLGERLVRTTDRRY encoded by the coding sequence ATGACGACCGCCATGATCCTGCTCCTGCTCCGCGCCCTCGGCGAGACACTCGCCATGGTGCTGGCGTCGGGACTCATCGGCCTTCTCGGCGGCATCCCGCTCGGCGTAGCGCTTTTCGTGACGGGGCCCGGCCGGCTCTCCGGGCACCCTGCGCTCCACCGGCTCCTCGGCCTTGTCATCAACGCCGGTCGCTCCATCCCGTTCCTCATCCTGCTCGTGGCCATCGTCCCGTTTACGCGCCTCGTGACCGGCACTTCCATCGGCGTGCCGGCGGCCATCGTGCCGCTGGCAGCCGGGGCGATTCCGTTCATGGCCCGGCTGGTCGAGGGCGCGCTGCGGGAAGTGCCGTCGAGCCTGATCGAGGCGGCGCAATCGCTGGGCGCCTCGTCGCGCTGCGTGATCTGGCGGGTGCTGCTGCCGGAAGCGATGCCCGGCGTGCTGCACGGCGCCACCGTCACGTTTGTCACGCTCGTCAACTACTCCGCCGTGGCCGGCGCGGTGGGCGGCGGCGGTCTCGGCGATGTCGGCTACCGCTACGGCTACCAGCGGTTCGACGGCACCGTCATGGTCGTCGTGGTCGTTGTCCTTATCGTGCTCGTGCAGGCGATCCAGTGGCTCGGCGAACGGCTGGTCAGGACGACCGACCGGCGTTACTGA